One window of Alteromonas sp. LMIT006 genomic DNA carries:
- a CDS encoding acyltransferase, whose translation MLASFAVGQSSRDSVFQSFMQFLSLAPGKIGSYQRNAFAHWVIKHWHWNSYIGFGALFSHTDTAIGEGVYIGPQCNIGKCSIGKDTLLGSGVHILSGKNQHDFARSDVPIRDQGGVFEKISIGHNCWIGNGAIVMASVGKGSIVAAGSVVVNDVPSGVIVGGNPAKVIKTIKEAPHATHNE comes from the coding sequence ATGTTGGCCAGTTTCGCGGTTGGTCAAAGTAGCCGAGACAGTGTGTTTCAAAGTTTTATGCAGTTTTTGTCTCTGGCACCAGGGAAAATAGGCAGTTATCAGCGCAATGCCTTTGCCCATTGGGTGATTAAACACTGGCATTGGAACAGTTATATTGGCTTTGGGGCATTGTTCTCACATACCGATACTGCCATCGGTGAGGGGGTCTATATTGGACCTCAGTGTAACATTGGCAAATGCTCGATAGGCAAAGACACTTTACTGGGCAGCGGGGTGCATATATTAAGCGGCAAAAATCAGCATGATTTTGCCCGCAGTGATGTGCCGATCCGTGACCAAGGGGGCGTATTTGAAAAGATATCCATCGGTCATAACTGCTGGATTGGTAATGGCGCGATTGTGATGGCCTCGGTGGGCAAAGGTTCGATTGTCGCAGCCGGTTCGGTGGTCGTGAATGATGTGCCAAGCGGTGTCATTGTTGGCGGGAATCCAGCAAAAGTGATTAAAACCATCAAGGAGGCCCCCCATGCAACTCATAATGAGTAA
- a CDS encoding TIGR03087 family PEP-CTERM/XrtA system glycosyltransferase produces the protein MGQTKAMKGMKVLFVCQRVPYPPNKGEKLRTYHQIDYLTQHGVDVDVLALAESQSDEQDCAALAQHVSRAKCVRLPHKLLRYLTALTHGWAISEGYFYSDQMQAIFNEWVAETEYEAVILSASSLYRYAQCSGLLPQGMSQMGGGEILYQPKRILFDFMDVDSDKWSQYADAASWPMSWVYRRESKKVAELERRALIDADKVFLIAEKERELFVSAHQPNHENLEAMDLKKALDERVEVMGNGIDQRVFFPASQDRTGDTPLTRFLFVGVMDYKPNVEAMLWFVEYVWPSIKMHYPKASLSIVGMNPVKEIRKLDTRHDIQVTGRVDDVVPYFHQADVFVAPFQIARGVQNKILQAMACGLPVLGSSLGFEGIEMTHGKEGFVCNDVSAYLSALADLQDSILYQDVVTQAERLIDTRYSWAGQLQALAEQLSTEQRDDEYMKQVCA, from the coding sequence AAAGGGGAAAAGCTCAGAACCTATCATCAGATTGATTATTTGACCCAGCATGGGGTGGATGTTGATGTGTTGGCCTTGGCGGAATCCCAATCCGATGAGCAAGATTGTGCAGCGTTGGCACAACATGTCTCTCGAGCCAAATGTGTTAGGTTGCCTCATAAATTACTGCGTTATCTCACGGCGTTGACACACGGCTGGGCCATCAGTGAAGGGTATTTCTATTCTGACCAGATGCAAGCAATCTTCAATGAATGGGTTGCTGAGACAGAGTATGAGGCGGTGATATTGAGTGCATCGAGTTTGTATCGCTATGCCCAGTGCAGTGGATTGTTACCGCAAGGGATGTCTCAAATGGGGGGCGGTGAGATTTTGTATCAACCAAAGCGTATCTTATTTGATTTTATGGATGTGGACTCGGACAAATGGTCTCAGTACGCAGACGCCGCGTCATGGCCGATGTCTTGGGTGTATCGAAGAGAATCCAAAAAGGTGGCTGAGCTTGAACGGCGTGCGCTCATCGATGCAGACAAGGTGTTTTTGATCGCCGAGAAAGAACGTGAGTTGTTTGTGTCTGCGCATCAGCCCAACCATGAAAACCTTGAAGCAATGGATCTCAAAAAAGCACTCGATGAACGGGTGGAAGTGATGGGCAATGGCATTGATCAGAGGGTCTTTTTTCCAGCATCCCAAGATCGTACTGGTGACACTCCACTGACACGATTCTTATTTGTCGGGGTCATGGACTACAAACCCAATGTGGAGGCCATGTTGTGGTTTGTCGAATACGTTTGGCCGTCGATCAAAATGCATTATCCTAAAGCTAGCTTGTCCATTGTGGGGATGAATCCTGTAAAGGAGATAAGAAAGCTTGATACAAGGCATGATATACAGGTCACGGGGCGTGTTGATGATGTAGTGCCGTATTTTCATCAGGCGGATGTGTTTGTGGCGCCATTTCAAATTGCACGTGGCGTACAAAACAAAATCTTACAAGCCATGGCATGTGGTCTTCCCGTGTTAGGTTCAAGTCTAGGTTTTGAGGGGATTGAGATGACCCATGGGAAAGAGGGGTTTGTGTGTAACGATGTAAGTGCTTACCTATCTGCTTTAGCAGATTTGCAAGATTCTATATTGTATCAGGACGTGGTCACTCAGGCTGAGCGATTAATCGACACACGATATTCTTGGGCTGGACAATTACAAGCCTTGGCAGAGCAGTTGTCGACTGAGCAGCGAGATGACGAGTACATGAAACAGGTGTGCGCATGA